In the genome of Gordonia rubripertincta, one region contains:
- a CDS encoding amidohydrolase family protein, with protein sequence MTSLDGVLPAIVDAHVQHWDPRRTPWAVTRSSRLYGLVPRLGDRAFPFIASRADREFVLTPRTVARPYEPRQYATDAALVSTVVGVPIDTVVHVESHWRKALPAGEQASAHSTAVEETRYLERLPFGHSGAPRLGAIVAHGDPRDHDFAETLNQQFAVSPRVRGVRLVATRHPDPRVRDGGDADNILASPAFLDGFAELAGRKLVFEAAVYSHQLYDVVVLAREYPDTTIVLNHFGMPAGVFGPIGTRTGATAAARADIWRLWRERMTTLASYRNVVVKLSGLAMPVLGYGRERWGNIGGQATLCEMIGPFVEHVVTHFGSDRIMFGSNYPIDRPNAAIDVLVGALVDCASQWGDEALRRIFRDTAVRVYRLDET encoded by the coding sequence ATGACGTCCCTCGACGGTGTCCTCCCGGCCATCGTCGACGCGCATGTGCAGCACTGGGATCCGCGGCGCACCCCATGGGCGGTGACACGCTCGTCGCGGCTGTACGGGCTCGTCCCCCGATTGGGGGACCGGGCATTCCCGTTCATCGCCTCGCGCGCCGACCGGGAGTTCGTGCTGACACCGCGAACGGTCGCGCGCCCGTACGAGCCACGGCAGTACGCCACCGACGCGGCTCTCGTCTCGACGGTCGTCGGGGTGCCCATCGACACCGTGGTGCACGTCGAGTCGCACTGGCGCAAGGCCCTACCCGCTGGGGAGCAGGCGTCGGCACACAGCACTGCCGTGGAGGAGACGCGCTACCTGGAGCGACTTCCGTTCGGTCACTCGGGGGCTCCGCGTCTGGGGGCGATCGTGGCTCACGGTGACCCGCGCGACCATGACTTCGCCGAGACGCTGAATCAGCAGTTCGCGGTCTCGCCGCGGGTTCGAGGTGTCCGCCTGGTGGCGACGCGCCATCCCGATCCGCGTGTCCGCGACGGCGGCGACGCCGACAACATCCTGGCGTCGCCGGCTTTCCTCGACGGTTTCGCCGAACTGGCTGGGCGCAAGCTCGTCTTCGAGGCTGCGGTCTACTCCCACCAGCTCTACGACGTCGTCGTGCTGGCGCGGGAGTATCCCGACACGACTATCGTGCTGAATCACTTCGGGATGCCGGCCGGGGTGTTCGGCCCGATCGGGACGCGCACCGGTGCGACGGCCGCGGCGCGCGCGGACATCTGGCGGTTGTGGCGGGAACGGATGACCACCCTGGCGTCGTATCGCAATGTGGTGGTGAAGCTTTCCGGACTGGCCATGCCGGTTCTCGGTTACGGCCGCGAACGGTGGGGCAACATCGGGGGGCAGGCGACGCTGTGCGAGATGATCGGCCCGTTCGTCGAACACGTCGTCACCCACTTCGGTTCGGACCGCATCATGTTCGGCTCGAACTACCCGATCGACCGCCCCAACGCGGCGATCGACGTCCTCGTCGGTGCCCTCGTCGATTGTGCGTCCCAGTGGGGAGACGAGGCGTTGCGACGTATCTTCCGCGACACCGCGGTTCGCGTCTACCGACTCGACGAGACCTGA
- a CDS encoding FAD-binding oxidoreductase: MASHSRHTLHQLRTAVNRQPDRFVTNVYTRMFAIDPDLRDLFGVSMAAQQIAFHRVIDHVLEAIPAESGHADLVEFLAQLGRDHRKFGVEPEHYHVMYAALMGEFASLMEGYWDEEAQQTVSQAMMLVTGVMRGAAETATHPARWTAEVVEKYRISRDLAVVRLISHAPLTFHVGQYLEVHVPQWPKQWRNFSPSIPPNPAGELEFHVRAIQGGTVSSAIVSETSIGDVWTLSQSHGTLHVDRDRPVLMVAGGTGLAPLRALLIEMSKRADSPPTHIFYGMRYPGELYDLSVLRRIASTNPWLQVTAVSEEESDPWWITAVATPAELGIDHEIGTLADVVVNAGNWQDHQVLIAGSAQMIEATRRKLIIAGVRASRIQHDPVY; the protein is encoded by the coding sequence ATGGCGAGCCACTCACGCCACACGTTGCATCAGCTGCGAACAGCGGTGAACCGACAGCCCGACCGGTTCGTGACCAACGTCTACACCCGGATGTTCGCGATCGATCCTGACCTTCGGGATCTGTTCGGCGTCTCGATGGCCGCACAGCAGATCGCCTTCCATCGCGTGATCGACCACGTTCTCGAGGCCATTCCCGCGGAGTCCGGTCACGCCGACCTCGTCGAGTTCCTCGCCCAGCTCGGCCGCGACCATCGCAAGTTCGGGGTCGAACCCGAGCACTATCACGTAATGTATGCGGCCCTCATGGGCGAGTTCGCCAGTCTGATGGAGGGGTACTGGGACGAGGAGGCACAGCAGACCGTCTCACAGGCGATGATGCTCGTCACCGGCGTGATGCGCGGGGCCGCCGAGACCGCCACCCATCCCGCCCGGTGGACGGCGGAAGTCGTGGAGAAGTACCGCATCAGCCGCGACCTCGCCGTCGTGCGTCTCATCTCGCATGCGCCGCTGACGTTCCACGTCGGCCAGTACCTCGAGGTGCACGTCCCGCAATGGCCCAAGCAGTGGCGCAACTTCTCGCCGTCGATCCCGCCGAACCCGGCCGGCGAGCTGGAGTTCCACGTCCGGGCCATTCAGGGTGGGACGGTCAGCTCGGCCATCGTCAGCGAGACCAGCATCGGCGACGTCTGGACCCTGTCGCAGAGCCATGGCACGCTGCACGTCGACCGGGATCGGCCCGTCCTGATGGTGGCCGGCGGCACCGGACTGGCCCCCCTGCGTGCTCTGCTCATCGAGATGTCCAAGCGCGCGGACTCGCCCCCGACACACATCTTCTACGGGATGCGCTACCCCGGTGAGCTCTATGACCTGAGCGTTCTGCGACGGATCGCGTCCACCAATCCGTGGTTGCAGGTCACCGCGGTGTCGGAGGAGGAGAGCGATCCGTGGTGGATCACCGCGGTGGCGACGCCGGCCGAACTCGGGATCGACCACGAGATCGGCACGCTCGCCGACGTCGTCGTCAACGCCGGGAACTGGCAGGACCACCAGGTGCTCATCGCCGGATCGGCGCAGATGATCGAGGCGACCCGACGCAAACTCATCATCGCCGGGGTCCGCGCGAGCCGCATCCAACACGACCCGGTGTACTGA
- a CDS encoding antibiotic biosynthesis monooxygenase family protein, with protein MFVITNRIDVTENAEAFEKAFSDSMRTTLKGVPGLHRATLMRPEAEGLPYVSTMEFDAKEDFLAWLKSDSFRASHSDDQASGMQAPSAVEQHTLIETFNA; from the coding sequence ATGTTCGTGATCACCAACCGCATCGATGTCACCGAGAACGCCGAGGCCTTCGAGAAGGCATTCTCGGACTCCATGCGCACCACGCTCAAGGGTGTTCCCGGCCTGCACCGCGCCACCCTGATGCGTCCGGAGGCCGAGGGCCTGCCCTACGTTTCCACCATGGAGTTCGACGCCAAGGAGGACTTCCTGGCGTGGCTGAAGTCTGATTCGTTCCGCGCATCGCACTCCGACGACCAGGCCTCGGGCATGCAGGCTCCGTCGGCCGTCGAACAGCACACCCTGATCGAGACCTTCAACGCCTGA
- a CDS encoding SRPBCC family protein produces MASDTVTTVDTGPHRVSRRIVVDAPAAEVFALIANPHRHPELDGSGTVRDTPVKGPEKLTPGARFSVGMKQFGVPYTITSTATDVDTDRVVEWKHPMGHHWRWELVATSPTTTQVTETFDYSTLKFPKIMELIGYDKKNGQGIEGTLRALANRFG; encoded by the coding sequence ATGGCTTCCGACACCGTCACCACCGTTGACACGGGCCCGCACCGCGTTTCACGGCGCATCGTCGTCGACGCGCCGGCTGCCGAGGTCTTCGCTCTCATCGCCAACCCGCATCGTCATCCCGAACTGGACGGTTCGGGGACGGTGCGGGACACGCCTGTCAAGGGTCCGGAAAAGCTCACCCCCGGCGCGCGATTCAGCGTCGGGATGAAGCAGTTCGGTGTTCCGTACACGATCACCTCCACCGCGACCGACGTCGACACCGACCGCGTCGTCGAGTGGAAGCACCCCATGGGCCATCACTGGCGTTGGGAGCTCGTCGCCACGTCGCCGACCACCACGCAGGTCACCGAGACCTTCGACTACTCCACGCTCAAGTTCCCGAAGATCATGGAGCTGATCGGTTACGACAAGAAGAACGGGCAGGGCATCGAGGGCACGCTCCGCGCGCTCGCAAACCGGTTCGGCTGA
- a CDS encoding heat shock protein transcriptional repressor HspR, with the protein MAGQKNFDADGATFMISVAAELAGMHAQTLRTYDRLGLVTPQRTSGGGRRYSSRDVDLLREIQRLSQEEGVNLAGIKRIIDLSNQVEALQQRVRELSDEVAASRNRRGGELVPVPRTNALVVWQPRRKRSGD; encoded by the coding sequence ATGGCCGGTCAGAAGAACTTCGACGCCGACGGCGCGACCTTCATGATCTCGGTGGCCGCCGAGCTCGCCGGCATGCACGCCCAGACCCTGCGGACCTATGACCGTCTCGGTCTGGTCACCCCGCAACGCACGAGCGGCGGCGGTCGCCGCTACTCCTCCCGCGACGTCGACCTCCTGCGTGAGATCCAGCGTCTCTCGCAGGAGGAGGGCGTCAACCTCGCAGGGATCAAACGGATCATCGACCTGAGCAATCAGGTCGAAGCGCTGCAGCAGCGTGTCCGTGAGCTCTCCGACGAGGTCGCTGCGTCGCGGAATCGTCGCGGGGGCGAGCTCGTCCCGGTGCCCCGGACCAATGCCCTCGTCGTGTGGCAGCCGCGGCGGAAGCGCTCCGGCGACTGA